A window of Candidatus Neomarinimicrobiota bacterium genomic DNA:
ACTATTATATTAAGCTAGGTTTTGATTTTGAAAAAGAACCCTTTTCCATTTCCGGTAGTGAGTTTATAAAAGATTATATGGCGCGGCATCATGAACCGAATTTGCATAGAGGGTCGCAAAGAGCATTGCAGTATTTTAAAAACCGTAGATTTACCCAATCCTTGCTTTCTGCCGCCAGCCAATTCATGCTGGATGACATTCTGCAGTATCATGATATTCGGGATTATTTTATTAAGATTATAGGCCAGGACAACCATTATGCTGAAGGGAAGGAAGCAGCAGGCAAGGCCTGGGTGGATGAATTGCATTATGGTCCCCATGAAGTTTTATTTATTGGTGACACAATTCACGATCATGAAGTGGCTGAAATTATTGGCGCTGATTGTGTATTGGTGTCCAATGGCCATATGAGCCAAGAAAGACTTAAAAAAACTGGTTC
This region includes:
- a CDS encoding HAD family hydrolase; the encoded protein is YYIKLGFDFEKEPFSISGSEFIKDYMARHHEPNLHRGSQRALQYFKNRRFTQSLLSAASQFMLDDILQYHDIRDYFIKIIGQDNHYAEGKEAAGKAWVDELHYGPHEVLFIGDTIHDHEVAEIIGADCVLVSNGHMSQERLKKTGSPVFKNLNEIIGWISQ